CCGACCAGGGGTGTAGGACTGACAAACAGTGATGTTAGAGCTGTTGAGGGTGATTTAAGCTTAGAGGAAGAGAAGCTGTGTGTTGTGAAAACCAGGAAAGAAAAGGATAAGGTCAATAAGGAAATTAAAGCAGCAGGAGAGAGTGAAGATTATGATGtcaagagaaagaaagaaagaaaaagcagGACGTTCAATAAAGACTGTGCTGAGGCTGCTCTGAAAAATGTTGAAAAGAAAAGTAATAAGTTAAAGAAAAGCTGCCGGGATGAGCAGGAGACAATGcatcatatcaaggatggacaGGGAGATATCATGGCAGAAGTCAATCAAGGTGATATTTCTTCACCTGTAGAAGAGATAGAAGAACAAAGCAGAACAGATAATGGTAATATCAGAAAGAGGAAAAAGGTAATGTTAGGACACAGTTCTGAAGATCCTACACATGAAAAGAGTGAAAAGAGAGTGAGATTCTCTGGTCATGTTCAGATTTTCCCTTCATCCGGTGATCCAAGTGACGAGAATCATGAAACCGAGGAAGAAAATTTACTGCGTGGCAAACGATTCTCGAAACTAGAAGATGAAATTGTCAAAGAAGCTGTTCATAAGTACATAGATATACATAACTTGGGCGAAGAAGGGCTGCACAAGATCTTGAACTCTAGATCTAATCCTGAAGTAAAAGGATGCTGGAAAGAAATAGGGAGTGCTATACCATACAGGCCGTACACTGCGGTTTATTATCGCGCACAGGTCTTGTTCCGAAGGAGTGAGACGCGTAAATGGACTGAAGAAGAGTACGAGATGGTACGAAACTTCCACAAAGAGCACGGGAACAATTGGAAGGTCTTGGCTGATGAACTTGGAAAACATCGGTTTCATGTGAAGGATACATGGCGAAGGCTAAAACTGGCCAATAAGAAGAAAGGACAATGGAGTCAGGAGGAATACCAGACTTTGTTTGATTTAGTAAACACCGATCTGAAACTGAAGCTTTCTGAAGAGAAGAAATCTAAGCATGGGATGTTACGGGATAATATTGCCTGGGGCGCGATAAGTGACAGATTGTCCACGAGAACTGATGCAACTTGCTGCTTGAAGTGGTATGACCAATTAACATCACCCATGGTGGCCAAAGGTGAATGGGCAGATACTGATGACTATCGCCTAGTTGATGCACTTTTTGAGCTGGATGCGAGCTGCATAGAGGATGTGGACTGGGACAATGTTCTTGACCACAGGCCTGGCGAGATATGTCGAAAGAGATGGAACCAAATGGTTCTTCACATAGGTCAACATGGAAACAGGTCATTTGCTGAACAAGTAGAAGTTCTAGCTAAGAGATACCGTCCAGAATTGGTCGAAGTAAGAGAGGCTTGGGATAGTAAACCAGTTATTCCATGATATGGCATTACTCAGCATGGATGTGTCTGTAGAGAGTTGTCTTCAAGTAACACATACCATTGGGATAAACTTCTCCGTCTCTCTCTCTTTCTGTCTCTCATGATTATTGAAAAGTTTTATAAAACATTTAGAAGACATAATTTAGAAGAGGTTCATTTCTGTCTGGTcgaaagaaaagggaaagatcTCCTCAATGAGATATTGGATTGTTAATCTGCAGGGCAAGAGATCTATCAATTTCAACTGCTACTTGAGATGAAGGTTTTGAGTTTTGACAATGTGTTGTTATCATTGCTCTTATGTTTCTATTCCTTTATTATCTGTAGTGTATCCTTTTTCTATTCTCCAATCTCATAGCATATGGTATGTGTTCAGTACTTAATGTAGTCTTGAAATATCATTTATCACTTCAATAGAGTAAAGGAATACAAAAGCAAAATGGGGATGTAAATGATGAGATGCTTCACTTG
This sequence is a window from Nicotiana sylvestris chromosome 3, ASM39365v2, whole genome shotgun sequence. Protein-coding genes within it:
- the LOC104212627 gene encoding uncharacterized protein, with amino-acid sequence MVIGDEKVGMLPKQKKKSKKSNKNAATNGPGVEVADVEMLNGDFSFEEEKLSVVETKKERNKAKMETKTVGESDDRDIKKKKKREGGKHPGKSIKGSDEDVAISVEKKKPNKLKRSHQDERELLLDAPLDTKTIAHASASETRDSKKVVEALSEVSGGDAVEEIRRKKKSKKCNNNAPTRGVGLTNSDVRAVEGDLSLEEEKLCVVKTRKEKDKVNKEIKAAGESEDYDVKRKKERKSRTFNKDCAEAALKNVEKKSNKLKKSCRDEQETMHHIKDGQGDIMAEVNQGDISSPVEEIEEQSRTDNGNIRKRKKVMLGHSSEDPTHEKSEKRVRFSGHVQIFPSSGDPSDENHETEEENLLRGKRFSKLEDEIVKEAVHKYIDIHNLGEEGLHKILNSRSNPEVKGCWKEIGSAIPYRPYTAVYYRAQVLFRRSETRKWTEEEYEMVRNFHKEHGNNWKVLADELGKHRFHVKDTWRRLKLANKKKGQWSQEEYQTLFDLVNTDLKLKLSEEKKSKHGMLRDNIAWGAISDRLSTRTDATCCLKWYDQLTSPMVAKGEWADTDDYRLVDALFELDASCIEDVDWDNVLDHRPGEICRKRWNQMVLHIGQHGNRSFAEQVEVLAKRYRPELVEVREAWDSKPVIP